The nucleotide sequence ATTTTCGACAAGGAAGATGACGGGAAGCAGGGCTGACTTCTCGTGCTAGCGCTCCGCCGTCATGCCCGGCCAAAAGCGCGAAGCGCGTCTTCGCGCAGATGTGCCGGGCATCCACGTCTTCCTTGCCAAACGCGAAACAAGACGTGGAAGGCCGGGACAAGCCCGGCCATGACGAAGAGAAATCGTTGAGGACGAAATGGGATTCAAATGCGGTATCGTCGGCCTGCCCAATGTCGGCAAGTCGACGCTGTTCAACGCCCTGACCGAGACGGCCGCGGCGCAGGCGGCGAATTATCCGTTCTGCACCATCGAGCCGAATGTCGGCGAGGTCGCCGTGCCTGATCCCAGGCTCGACAAGCTGTCTGCCATCGCAGGCTCCGCGCAGATCATCCCGACGCGGCTGACCTTCGTCGATATCGCGGGGCTCGTCCGCGGCGCCTCGAAGGGCGAAGGCCTCGGCAACCAGTTCCTCGCCACCATCCGCGAGGTCGACGCGGTCGCGCATGTGGTGCGGTGTTTCGAAGATTCCGACATCACCCATGTCGAGGGCAAGATCGCGCCCTTGGCCGATATCGAAACCATCGAAACCGAACTGATGCTCGCCGACCTCGACAGCCTGGAAAAGCGCGTCGACAACCTGGCCAAGAAGGCCAAGGGCAACGACAAGGACGCCAAGGAGGCGCTCGATCTCGTCAACCGCGCATTGGTGTTGCTGCGCGACGGCAAGCCGGCGCGGTTTCTCGAGCGAAAGCCGGAGGAAGAGCGCGCGTTCAATATGCTGGGCCTGCTGACGTCGAAGCCGGTGCTCTATGTCTGCAACGTCGAGGAAGGTTCCGCCAAGGATGGCAATGGCTTTTCCAAGCAGGTGTTCGAGCGCGCCAAGGAGGAAGGCGCGGTCGCGGTGGTGATTTCGGCCAAGATCGAATCCGAGATCGCGACGCTGTCACGCGAGGAGCGCGCCGATTTTCTCGAGACGCTCGGTCTCGAAGAGGCCGGCCTCGACCGCCTGATTCGCGCCGGCTACCAGTTGCTCGACCTGATCACCTATTTCACCGTGGGCCCGAAGGAGGCCCGCGCCTGGACCATCCATCGCGGCACCAAGGCGCCCGCGGCGGCCGGCGTGATCCATACCGATTTCGAAAAGGGATTTATCCGGGCCGAGACCATCGCCTATGCCGATTACGTCGCACTGAACGGCGAAGCCGGCGCCCGCGACGCCGGCAAGCTCAGGCTGGAAGGCAAGGAATATGTCGTCGCCGACGGCGACGTGATGCATTTCAGGTTCAATAACTGAGAAATTGGCGCCGCGGATGCGGACCCGCTCGGGTGGGCAAAGGCGCATCGCGCCGTGCCCACCATCTTTCCTGACGCGAGCGAAATGGTGGGCACGCTACGCTTTTGCCCACCCTACAATTCCCGCGTGATCACCGCATCCCGCCCTGATCGCGGATCGCGCCGAGGTGCTCGTTGACACGGAAGACGATCAGGATGAATTCCGCGGCGATGCGCGAAAACACCACACCGACCACGACGCCGGCGATCGAGGCCAACAGTAGGACAAATCCATAGAAGGGGCTGATTGCCATGATGGACAGGCTCGACAAAATGCCGGCGATACCGAATAGCACGATCAAACCGATGACCAGCCAGTAGAAAGTCTTGATGATCGTGGGCGTGATGAAGCGGTCCCACTGAAACAGATCCTGAAAATCGAGCATCGATGGTTCTCCGGCGAGTCAAAAACCTGGTCCCAGATGGCACAGGGCTAGACCCGAAAACTGCTTCGGGCAAGTCAGGGGCGAGCGCCGTCACCGGTACTCGCCCGTAGCGAACGAGCCATGCGGGTGGACGGGTTGAGATTGCTGCAAATAACGGCCACATTCAGGCTTCCTCACCGCAATCCTCAATCCAAATCCCCGATCGATGACAACGCTGACCTTCGAAGACTTCACGCCAGGCCATTTCGGCAGGTTCGGACCGCGCCACGTCACGCGCGAGGAGATTCTGGCCTTTGCCGCCGAATTCGACCCGCAGCCGATGCATCTGGACGAGGCCGCCGCCAACGCGTCGATGCTGAAGGGGCTGTCCGGTTCGGGCTGGCATCTCGGCTCGATCATGATGCGGATGCTGTTTGACGGCTTTATCGGCCGCACCGCCTCGCTCGGTTCACCCGGCGTCAACGAGATGCGCTGGCTGGCACCGCTGCGGCCGGGGGACGACCTGATGCTGGATGTCGACGTCGCGGAGGCCAGGATTTCGAACAGCCGTCCCGAAACCGGCATCGTGACCTTCAAGGGCACGATCAGGAACGCGACCGGCGTGGTGCTGTGCGAGATGGAGTCGCCGATCATCGTGCGCCGGCGCGCCGAGGCGGGAGCGGAATAGCGATGCGTTTCTTCGAGGACATCGAGATCGGCGCGCAGCGTGAGTTTGGCTCGTTCACCTTCACCGCCGACGACATCAAGAAGTTTGCCACGCAGTTCGATCCGCAGCGCTTCCACCTCGATGAGGAGGAGGGCCGCAAATCGCTGTTCGGGGGACTGGCTGCATCGGGCTGGCACGTCGCCGCGGTCTGCATGAAGCTCCTGGTCGCCGACGGCAAGCGTTTGACGGCGGAGGCTGTCGCGCGCGGCGAGCAGGTTGCGGTGTGGGGACCCTCGCCGGGCTTTCGTGAGCTGCGCTGGATCAAGCCGGTACTGGCCGGCGACACCATCCGCTTTTCCAACCAGGTCGAAACCAAGCGCACCTCGGAGAAGCGCCCCGAATGGGGCATCCTGCAGGCCCGCAATACCGGCACCAACCAGCGTGGCGAGGTGGTGTTCTCGTTCCTCGCGACCGCCTTCGTGCCGCGGCTGAAGGCGGGTTCCTGATCACTCCCAACATGGTTAGCGAACTGTCCCGTTAGGTCATTGTAATCCATGACTCCACGGAACGGATTTTTTGCTAACGCATTTTGAACTTTCTGCCTGCCAAATGCGTCTCAGGGGAAGTACCGAGGGGATGACGATGGCAGATCGCAGCAGCCTGAAATTCGTCGGCTTTATTTTCGCAACCGTCACGATGGCCGTGATGCTGACCGCCACAATGGTGGTGAAAAGCTACGCCGACGGCGTCTACACGATCGAGGACACCGCGTTCGTCCGCCAGTAGTTGCGGGTCGGATAGCCAAGATTTGATAGCCAAGATCTGATAGCCATGAGCGCTGAAGAAGTTCAGCGGCTCCAGATCAGCGTCATTGCCACGACCGCAAGCGTCAGCAGTCCGACGAAACGGATCACGATCGTGCCCATGCTGTGCGACGATTGCCGCAGCGGCAGTGAATTCATGTTGTCTGGCTGAACGTTTTGCATCGCCGGTGTGTCCCCAAAAGGTGCCTGCCGCCACGTGACGACATCCGTCTTTGGACGCGACCGTGCTTATAAAGTTCAGATCGAACCCTGCCAAACGAAACCGCCGCGCTTCCATACGGAACGCGGCGGAGTGTTAGATTTTTGCAACGATCGGGATCAGGCGTTGCGCAGGCCGTCGGCGGCACGCTTCCACTGCGTGACGTTGTCGGCGATCATGCGCGTCGACTTCATCGCAGCCTGGCTGAGCTGGGCATAACCCGAGATCTCGCGCTGGACGCGCTGGCCTTCGGCATGCAGCAGGTCGCGGAGGCTTTCGAGTTCGGAAATCAGCTTCTCGATTTCCGCAAGCGAGGTGCCGGCGACGCGCTGGATCAGCGAATTGACGTTGTTGACGGTGGCTTCCGCGTTCGGATCGAGCGGCGCGGTGTCCGGAGCCACTGCGGGGCGGCGCAGATAGGCGATGTCGTTGCGAACGAAATCGCGGATGCCGGCCTCGACTTCGGATACGGCGGCGAGATCGTTGTCGACCTCCGGGGTTTCATCAATCTGTTCGGGGCGAATGGTGGCGTTCATCGGCTATTCCTCTGTTTCGCTTTCAGGCGAGCGCGGACGTCCCCCGCACGACGAAGTGGAGCCTTCCCATCTGCGCTGCCGATTTTGGCCGCATCTGGGCCAATCTGCGGCAATGCTGGATCATTCTCGGGGGCGGCGCCTTCGGGCCGGAAAACGCATCAAATTGGGACGATTCCTGCCCCTTACCAGCTACGTTTAAACCCCGCGCTGAGGCTCTTGCTGGCGGCGCCGGACGGCGTTTCGCCGATCGAGCCGGAAATGGTGACGCCGTCGAACAGCTTCTGCTCGGCGCCGACCTTGCGCAGCCACTTGTCGTCGGAAGTCGACAGGGTCTGGCCGGCGATCAGGCTGGTGCCGGTGTCGGCGATACTGAGCCTCGCCGACTGGTCGGTCTCATAGCTGCGCGCCGGATGGCTGACGATGCCGGGCACCGGCACGATGCCCTGCTGGATCAAATTGTAGTCGTTCTTCAGGGTCACCGAATACTGCTCGCTGAGCGGTAGCGATTTGCTCAAGGAGGTGCCGAGCCTGCTCTGCTCAGATCCGGGATCGACGCGGGCCTCGACCGCGGTCTTGTCCCAAATCGAGGCAACGCCGGGGGCGGTGATCGCCGCCCAGGCGGTGCCGGACGATTGCGGCAGGCTGCCGCCATTGGCGAGTTTTTCCGAGAGCAGTTCGGATGTCGTCGCCGTGCCCTGCCGTGCGACCGTCATGTCGGCGCCGATGCGCGTATCCCAGAACGGCGAGATGGATTGCCTGACCGACACCGCCGAGGTGCCGTTCGCCCTTTCATTGGCGGACCACGCGGCATCCACGCTGGCAGCGGCTTTCGACGCGCCGCTTCCCTTTAGCGTCGGACCGGTCACGGTCGACGCGTCGACATCAAGCAGGCTCCAGTCGAGCTTGCTGACGTCGATGTCCTTCATGATGTCGACGTCGTTGACGCTGGGAGCCGCCTCGGACTCTTCCGCCGCAGGCATGTCCGGATCTTCATCCGTCGGCGGCGTCTGTGCCGCTGCTGCCATCATCGAAGCCATGCCGATGCCGGCCGCCAGCATTGGCAGCCGCGCCCAGCCAAATCGCATTTTGGGAATCATTGCCCGCCCGCATTCCAAGTCGCGCCCAGAATGCGTTCGCTCTGTTGCGAAATTATGGCGCGGACAATCTTGCTCACATCAAGCGAACGTCATGGCCGGGCACAGCGCGTCACAGCGCCAGATGACCCGGCCATCCACGCTCCCTTGGGGCTGGCGAAGGAAGGCGTGGACGCCCGGACGCGAAGATGCGATTTGCGCACCCGGGCATGACGATTGGATAGATTGGCGTGAGCTACACCGCCATCCGCGGCAGGTGGATCGGATAGCCCACCGTCTGCTCAACCAGATCGAAGGTATCGACCAGCACGCGGAAGTTGGTGAGGCGGCCGGCCCTGAACTGGGCGAAATGGGCGATCCGCAGGCTGATCGGCTTGTTCGAATCCAGCGCCGTCAGCGAATAGCGCATCATCGAGGCGGCCGAATCCACGCCCAGCATGATCGATTCGCGGTCGAAGCGGTGGACGCGGAAATTGTCCGCGATCTGCCTGATCACCTCGATCACGGCCGCCTTGCCACGGCGGGAGCCGAAGAACGGATACATGTCGATCGGTCCATAGATCGCCCAGTCGACGTCCTCGTCGAGCAGGGCTTCGAGATCGGCGGGCTGGCGTTCATTGATCGCGCGATGCAACGCGCGCGAAAAACGCCAGAGACTATGCTCTGTCATTTTGGGTTGGTCCTTGAAAACTGGAATTGCAAACAGCGATCACGCCCTAATGAGCGTCATCATCGACGCCGGGCTGAAATGCTGCATTTCACTGTTGCACCCAGAAATAGAGCAGTTCGGCCAAAACACAATTGCCGTTTTTGCATTGCACAAATGCGGCGGTTTCGGCCGTTTTCCGGTCACTCAACGGTCGTGGCGGGGCACCGGCTCGCGCTCGATGGCGATCTCGGCGTCGCGAATGGCGATGATGCCGAACAGCAGGGCGCCGCCGATGCCGCCGATCGCGGCCCCCAACGGCATGAAGGTGAAGAACACCAGCATGCCGCTATAGCCTCCAAAACTCGAGGTTTTGAAGATTTGCACCCAGGCGAGGCCGGTCCCGATGCCCAGTGTCGCGCCTCCCAGCACCCCCAACGCCAACCCAAGCAAAGCCAGCAACGCGATCTTCATATGCTTTTCGTGTCCGGAAACGGCCTTGTGGTGTGTCACGGCCAGCACGATGAGGTTCAATGTGTGGGAGAATATCTGGACGTCATTCCGGGTTCGATGCTTCGCATCGCCCCGGAATGACGAACCCGCTAGATCGGGTCCGGCCGCCTGCCGGTCAGGATCGCGGCGACATCGCGTTCGAGCAGTTGCTGGACCAGGTCGAAGGTGTCGATGATTTCCCTGATATGGCTGATCTTGCCGTTGCGCAGCGTGTAGAAGCCGGCGATGTCGAACTGCACCATGCGCTGATTGATGGTTTTCCGGAAGAACACACGGATAAACGCGGCCGCCTTGTCGCCTTCGACCACCAGGATCGGCACCTCGCAGCGCAGTTCGGAATAGCGGGCGCGCACCGCATCCCACATCTCGCGCAGTTCGGCCTTGCCGCGGCGATGGCCCATATGGGGCAGGATATCGATTGGGGCGTTGGCGAGAGACTCGACGTCGTCGGTGCAGCGCTCCAGCGCGGCTTCGACGTTGCCGGAATACAGCACATTGAGGAAATCCAGGACGTGCTGACGATTTGATCCCTCGGTCATTCGCCCACCTTGCCTGTGCTCGACCCGGCTCTTGCGGCCGGCCCCATTGTGAACGGAGCGGCAGAGGTAATCCGCAAGAAGACTCACATTATGTGACACGGTGGTTTCCAAAAGGTTCATCGCCGCGACATGCGGCCGGCGACGGAACGATCTCGCCGCAGCCGGCGTTGGCTCTTTCCGTTGATAACGGAGATGATGATGACGAAACCCGTTCCGCCGGTCCCGCAAGACAACCAGAGCCACAAGGGTCCCGGCAGCGCGCCCAACGTTCCCCTCGACACCACCAAGGGCCATCGCCACGACGAGAAGAACAACATCCGCGAACAGGCCGAGCACGGCAATCTGACGCAGAACACGAGTAACCGGCGCTCGGGGTGAGGCGGCGGCGCCGCATTCTCGCTGTCGTCCCTGCCTCTGTGCGCAATTGCGCACTAGGCAGGAACGACGCGGAGTGTTACGCGCGCGCTCGCTCTGCATTTCAAACAGCAGCAAATCTCCCGCGGCGCCACGCGCCCGAGGATTTGCAATTTCGTTTCGCCCTCGAAAAGCGAGAGGGCGCAGGGAAAGCCGGGTGCCCTCAGCACCCGCGATCGTGCGCACAAAATGCACACGGGTGACCGCAAGGTGCGCCGGAACACCCGGCCTTCCCTGCGCAATGGTGTTACGGCTTATAGCGCGCTCTTCCCGGCGACGAATTCCTCTTGCCACCGTCGCTGACGGATTGGCGATCCGCCGAAGCCCGGTTGGGCCCGACAAATCTCCATCAGCTTGACACCAGCCACGGGTGCCAGAACCACACGCCTTTGCCGTCCGCGGCTTCCTCCACCAAAACGCCTCGACCGGCTCATGTGCTGCCGGCCAAAATTCTGGCGAAGGCGTTTAAGCGCCGTCCGTCTGCGCGCCGGCCGATCGCTCACAAGCCGAAGCCCGCCCTGCGACCCCTTGCGCGCCCGACGCTGCCGCGTCCATCGCATCCCGCACCCAACGTCCGTGACGATCGCGATACGCCCCTCTCATGGGTGCGGGATGCGCGGAGTTGTAAGGGTGATTTGGGGTAACGGCGAAGGGGAATATTTTTGCCGGGAGCAATGGACCAAGCCCATGCGTGATTTGCCCCGCAGGCAACGCGACCGGTAGTGGTGCTCACGCACGAATGCCGGAGCGGTTCGGGCGAAGTGCCGGGTGAGGGGTTTTCGCCGTGCGCTCTCGTGCTTCAGGCAGTGTGATGTCAATCACGGCATAGCTCCCCGATTGATCATTCTGCCGCGCATCACCGTCCTCGCCGAGGACGCGCAGGAATCGCCGCCATGAACGCGGATAGCCGCTGACGCGATTTCCGGAGCGACAGGACCGTCTTGCTCCGCCAGTTCAAATCCCGAGTGCGCTCTGATAGGCGAAAAGCGCCGGCGCGCCGCCGGTGTGCAGGAAGATGACATCCTCGTCGTTGCGCCAGCGGCCCTGGCGGATCAGGGCGATCAGGCCTGCGAGGCCCTTGCCCGAATAGACGGGATCGAGTGGTAGCGCCTCGAGTTGGCCGGCGAGGCGGATCGCTTCGATGGTGGCTTCGTGCGGGACGCCGTAGGCAGGGCCCGCATGCCCCGCGACGACTTCCACGCTTGCTTCGTCGAACGGAATATCGAGCAGATCGGACGCTTCGCGCGCAAACGTCGCGACATCGGCGCGCACCCGCGCGGGCTCGGCGTCGATATCGATCCCGACGATTCCTGCGTTCGGCATGGCCACGGCGACACCGGCGATAAGGCCGGCCTGCGTACCGGCGCTGCCGGTGCAGTGCACGATCGCGGCCGGTGCAAAACCCAATCGCGCGGCCTGCGGTTCGATCTCCGCAATCGTCGTGGCGTAGGCCACGGCGCCCAGGGCATTTGAGACGCCGTAGGGCACGAAGTACGGCTTGTGGCCGTTCGCCCGGAGATCGTCGACCAGCGCGCGAATGGCGGCATTGCGGTCACCGGTCCACGGCACGTCATGGAGTTGCGCGCCGAACAGCCGATTGAGAAACGCGTTGCCCGAGGTCTTGTATTCCGGCGTCGGCGGTTCGAGGCGGCCGTGGTAGACGGCGAGATGGCAGGCGAGGCCGAGCTTGGCCGCCACCGCCGCAACCTGCCGCTGGCTGTTCGATTGCACGACGCCGCCGGAGACGATCGTATCGGCGCCGCTCGAAACGGCTTCATGCAGGACGTAGTCGAGCTTGCGCAGCTTGTTGCCGCCAAAACCGAGCCCTGTCGCATCCTCGCGCTTGACCCACAGCCGCGGCCCGCCGAGATGCGCCGTCAGCCGCTTCATCGGCTCGAGCGGGGTCGGCAGGCTGGCCAAGCCTAAGCGAGGAAAGACGGCGAGCCGGTCGGACAATGGCCTGCGATTGATTTGCATCGTTCTGTCCGTCTGACTAGCGGGTAGTATTTCTAACTATGACCGACGGTCGCGATTGTAGCGCCATCGACGATAGCTGCATTATTCAAGCGAACGCTGGAGGTTTCCTCGTGGCTCTAACCGGCCGGTCGAGGTGGGCAGCGCACGTCTGCTCTGCCCGCCTAACTCAGACGTCCACTTGTCCGCTATGGCAACCGCATCGTCCACTTCGATCCCCATATAACGGACGGTGCACTCAATTCGGTATGTCCAAGCAAGAGCTGTAGCCGACATTGGAATAGATGGGCAATCACGGCGCTCGTTTTGGTCCGATCAGCTCGAACTGAAGCTTCTGCTCGTCACTCAGTGACGTATAGAACTCTTCCAGCGTGTCGCTCACCAGATTGATGGCTTGTTGCATGGTGCCGAGCCGACCATCCACCGCGGCGAGCCGAGCGGGTGGCGTGATCGCATCTTTCGGCTGACATTCATAGCTCAGCATCTCGACAGCTCTGGCGCCGGCGCGCTGCAGCCGTTCAAGCGCGTCGCGCTGGGCATCGTTCGGATGTAGACTGGCCTCGATCTCGCCAGCCGACCATCGCAACGCGGCTGGCAGGGGCGCTTCGCAGCCCTGGGCCGACGCCTTCATGGGCCCGTTTGCAGACGCTGTCTTGAGCTGATCATCGGCGAGTGCGTTGAGCCGTGCTTTCTGCTCGTCATTCAACAGATCATAAAGTTCCCCCAGCGGCGGCTCGAGGGATATTACTGCACTGAGCATCGCCGCAGTGCGCTGCTGCATCAGGGCCAATCGGGCCGGCGCCGTTGATGCGGGCTGCGTCGGACAAGATGCCTGAATGATCTGGGCGGCCGACTTCGACGCGTCGGCAAGACGGTCCAGCGCGGCCCGCTGCGTCTCGGTCGGCTGAATCGCCCGCTGAATCTGATCAATGGCGAGAGCGGCAATTTCGCGGCCGGAATCACCGCAGAGCTGCTGCAGCGGTGGGATCCTTCGCTCGGTTCGGCCGGAAGAGCCCGGTGCCATATAAGCCGCCAGTTCTTCACTGCCGTAAGGCCCAAAAATTCCGGCATAGATGTCGGGGTAGCCGTAGTC is from Bradyrhizobium sp. AZCC 2176 and encodes:
- the ychF gene encoding redox-regulated ATPase YchF; this translates as MGFKCGIVGLPNVGKSTLFNALTETAAAQAANYPFCTIEPNVGEVAVPDPRLDKLSAIAGSAQIIPTRLTFVDIAGLVRGASKGEGLGNQFLATIREVDAVAHVVRCFEDSDITHVEGKIAPLADIETIETELMLADLDSLEKRVDNLAKKAKGNDKDAKEALDLVNRALVLLRDGKPARFLERKPEEERAFNMLGLLTSKPVLYVCNVEEGSAKDGNGFSKQVFERAKEEGAVAVVISAKIESEIATLSREERADFLETLGLEEAGLDRLIRAGYQLLDLITYFTVGPKEARAWTIHRGTKAPAAAGVIHTDFEKGFIRAETIAYADYVALNGEAGARDAGKLRLEGKEYVVADGDVMHFRFNN
- a CDS encoding DUF4282 domain-containing protein, whose amino-acid sequence is MLDFQDLFQWDRFITPTIIKTFYWLVIGLIVLFGIAGILSSLSIMAISPFYGFVLLLASIAGVVVGVVFSRIAAEFILIVFRVNEHLGAIRDQGGMR
- a CDS encoding MaoC family dehydratase; this encodes MTTLTFEDFTPGHFGRFGPRHVTREEILAFAAEFDPQPMHLDEAAANASMLKGLSGSGWHLGSIMMRMLFDGFIGRTASLGSPGVNEMRWLAPLRPGDDLMLDVDVAEARISNSRPETGIVTFKGTIRNATGVVLCEMESPIIVRRRAEAGAE
- a CDS encoding MaoC family dehydratase, with the translated sequence MRFFEDIEIGAQREFGSFTFTADDIKKFATQFDPQRFHLDEEEGRKSLFGGLAASGWHVAAVCMKLLVADGKRLTAEAVARGEQVAVWGPSPGFRELRWIKPVLAGDTIRFSNQVETKRTSEKRPEWGILQARNTGTNQRGEVVFSFLATAFVPRLKAGS
- a CDS encoding nuclear transport factor 2 family protein, producing MTEHSLWRFSRALHRAINERQPADLEALLDEDVDWAIYGPIDMYPFFGSRRGKAAVIEVIRQIADNFRVHRFDRESIMLGVDSAASMMRYSLTALDSNKPISLRIAHFAQFRAGRLTNFRVLVDTFDLVEQTVGYPIHLPRMAV
- a CDS encoding nuclear transport factor 2 family protein, coding for MTEGSNRQHVLDFLNVLYSGNVEAALERCTDDVESLANAPIDILPHMGHRRGKAELREMWDAVRARYSELRCEVPILVVEGDKAAAFIRVFFRKTINQRMVQFDIAGFYTLRNGKISHIREIIDTFDLVQQLLERDVAAILTGRRPDPI
- a CDS encoding D-cysteine desulfhydrase family protein; this translates as MQINRRPLSDRLAVFPRLGLASLPTPLEPMKRLTAHLGGPRLWVKREDATGLGFGGNKLRKLDYVLHEAVSSGADTIVSGGVVQSNSQRQVAAVAAKLGLACHLAVYHGRLEPPTPEYKTSGNAFLNRLFGAQLHDVPWTGDRNAAIRALVDDLRANGHKPYFVPYGVSNALGAVAYATTIAEIEPQAARLGFAPAAIVHCTGSAGTQAGLIAGVAVAMPNAGIVGIDIDAEPARVRADVATFAREASDLLDIPFDEASVEVVAGHAGPAYGVPHEATIEAIRLAGQLEALPLDPVYSGKGLAGLIALIRQGRWRNDEDVIFLHTGGAPALFAYQSALGI
- a CDS encoding Spy/CpxP family protein refolding chaperone, encoding MSKFGITVIAVVLVTALSSAATAKGRGHSPLGSVKFAFTRLFAPGLFHGGTTHRRRVHAHRIRNAPVALQRIPSQSIPSQSIPSATNQPSGEDELVVGKLFTDPAARRQIATTAALAHWHGDRSTADGWWSHGHGGYGWVGPLFWPFAYNDIYGYAIFGDGMGFWDYGYPDIYAGIFGPYGSEELAAYMAPGSSGRTERRIPPLQQLCGDSGREIAALAIDQIQRAIQPTETQRAALDRLADASKSAAQIIQASCPTQPASTAPARLALMQQRTAAMLSAVISLEPPLGELYDLLNDEQKARLNALADDQLKTASANGPMKASAQGCEAPLPAALRWSAGEIEASLHPNDAQRDALERLQRAGARAVEMLSYECQPKDAITPPARLAAVDGRLGTMQQAINLVSDTLEEFYTSLSDEQKLQFELIGPKRAP